A window from Cherax quadricarinatus isolate ZL_2023a unplaced genomic scaffold, ASM3850222v1 Contig1815, whole genome shotgun sequence encodes these proteins:
- the LOC128703533 gene encoding uncharacterized protein isoform X1 yields MKCRKSALTPRKIGTLLFLSDSSDTDGSGNEDEFYGFDQLVTEKNDQDIDNSAENPDDPQPSTSGVGTRDSRSVVFQRKRKLIFSRGQASDFSNDDDSDVDCDFIALDDHSSSDSEESYSPVKRQYVLCCIRSGSVPYAVPRGRSTSRGPTPVLGSDSEDDVATLGMDRPQASVDGVSGDGSGTAMRDSPAQGGTHAADSSVQGQSGASATSPPQPQPPAQPAYDVQYPPANCMWDWQQNPNFVPKSHHFDDSQSGILPTCPLGTTANELEFFELFFDQPLMETIVRESNKYFEYTMANTIISPQSRLHRWKETTVAEMYLLFCNNNAYASCL; encoded by the coding sequence atgaaatgtcgcaagtcagctctcactccccggaaaattgggactctcctcttcctatctgatagttctgacactgatggaagtggaaatgaagacgaattctacggctttgatcagttagtgaccgaaaagaatgaccaggatatcgataatagtgcagaaaaccctgacgatcctcaaccttctacctctggtgtgggcactcgtgactcacggtcggttgtttttcaacgcaagagaaaactaatattttcgcgtggccaggcctctgacttcagtaatgatgatgatagtgacgtggattgtgattttattgcgctcgacgatcattcgagtagtgatagtgaggaatcatattcaccagtgaagcgtcagtatgttCTCTGCTGCAtacgctcgggtagtgtaccctatgctgtgcccaggggacggagtacatcccgtggccctacaccagttttaggtagtgatagtgaggatgatgtggctacacttggcatggatagaccacaggcatcagtggatggtgttagtggtgatggtagtggcaccgccatgcgtgactcaccagcccagggtgggacccacgctgctgactcgtcagttcaaggacaaagcggagcgtcagccaccagcccaccacagccacaaccacccgcacaaccagcctatgatgtccagtatccaccagcaaactgtatgtgggattggcagcaaaatcccaattttgttcccaagtctcaccactttgatgactctcaaagtggaattctacctacttgtccccttggaaccacggccaatgaactggaattctttgaattattctttgaccagccattgatggaaactattgtcagggaaagtaataagtattttgagtacaccatggcaaatacgatcatatcaccacagtcaagactacacaggtggaaagagacgactgttgcagaaatgtatttgcttttttgcaacaataatgcttatgcctcatgtctataa